A DNA window from Engystomops pustulosus chromosome 10, aEngPut4.maternal, whole genome shotgun sequence contains the following coding sequences:
- the LOC140104671 gene encoding olfactory receptor 1J1-like: protein MKNQTSITSVLLMSLSDDRETLSVLFIFSLLIYLMTVFSNFLIILLVFTYAHLHTPMYFFLVTLSFMDMSYSSVTAPRMLFSLTTRDWSISLQNCTAQAFFVVYFVASEAYLLSSMSYDRYVAICYPLHYSQVMSWSKCTQMVSLVCSSALVAPTIFILCLRRLTFCGPKLIKNFFCDLPHLFQISCTDPTINVLILMLVGGGLGIINLVATLYPYVRIFRTVLRIGTSDGKSKAFSTCTSHLTVVVVYYASVTFIYFVPNTSEFLTLNQVVTVIYTQITPLLNPLIFSLRNKDLKAALQRSFHMPKLHPITVKR, encoded by the coding sequence ATGAAGAACCAAACATCCATCACCAGCGTTCTTCTCATGAGTTTATCAGATGATCGGGAGACCCTCTCTGTCCTCTTCATCTTTTCCCTTCTCATctacctgatgactgtcttctccaACTTTCTCATCATCCTTCTAGTTTTTACATATGCTCATCTTCATACACCCATGTATTTCTTTCTTGTAACATTGTCTTTCATGGACATGTCCTACTCATCAGTCACTGCCCCAAGGATGCTTTTTTCCCTCACTACGCGTGACTGGTCCATCTCCCTCCAAAACTGCACAGCGCAAGCgttttttgtggtgtattttgTGGCCTCTGAGGCTTACTTGTTGTCCTCCATGTCTTATGACCGGTATGTAGCCATCTGCTACCCTCTCCATTACTCTCAGGTCATGTCTTGGAGCAAGTGTACTCAGATGGTGTCTTTGGTTTGCTCATCTGCTCTTGTTGCTCCCACCATTTTCATCTTATGTTTAAGAAGATTGACCTTCTGTGGTCCCAAACTCATCAAGAATTTCTTTTGTGACTTGCCCCATTTGTTCCagatctcctgtactgatcctacaaTCAATGTTCTAATCTTAATGCTAGTAGGTGGTGGTCTTGGCATCATCAACCTTGTTGCCACACTTTACCCCTATGTCAGAATATTTAGGACAGTGCTCAGAATCGGCACCAGTGATGGGAAGAGTAAAGCTTTCTCCACCTGTACGTCTCATCTGACTGTAGTTGTTGTATATTATGCATCAGTAACTTTTATCTACTTTGTGCCTAACACAAGTGAATTTCTCACATTGAATCAAgtggtcactgttatctatacacAAATCACCCCCTTACTGAACCCCTTAATCTTCAGTCTGAGGAACAAAGACCTGAAAGCTGCACTGCAGAGATCCTTCCACATGCCGAAGCTTCATCCAATCACTGTTAAACGGTGA